One Setaria italica strain Yugu1 chromosome I, Setaria_italica_v2.0, whole genome shotgun sequence DNA window includes the following coding sequences:
- the LOC101770457 gene encoding spidroin-2, giving the protein MGEKHAPDAAAAAGDQDDGQAAAAAALDGVQYCSEHPYRPGSAAAAAAVAGGGICAFCLQEKLGRLVSSSKSSPFFPLGGHPPPSGSPSSPPSFRRAAEPPPPLHPSAASRKFMSFHRKKTPSSSSSSSSSASAALSAGGGGLKRSKSVAPRPEEQFPYSSSASSLAAESPRKKSFWSFLYLSSSPAYAHQAAASAPYAASGGAAAARRKSVSVASAAWASRANNSGAQDQQQPPGGATAASSTLGRTLEAIGEPESPSQSQVSSSSSFGRKVARSRSVGCGSRSFSGDFLERLSNGFGDCTLRRVESHREPKPHKMRGGGGGGGGGLGHRGGASADDDDDEDDEYEHQHRIKCAGFFGGLGPASSSYWLSAAEGVAGGVSSGTRKSGGRSHRSWAWALASPMRAFRPTTTSTSTKTITVVPPSHVTSNGNTSASALSISSPTPPSSEAAAAPMATVTAAN; this is encoded by the coding sequence ATGGGGGAGAAGCATGcgccggacgcggcggcggcggcgggggaccaGGACGACGGCcaggctgctgcggcggcggcgctggacggCGTCCAGTACTGCAGCGAGCACCCCTACCGCCCCgggagcgccgcggcggcggcggcggtcgccggcgGGGGGATATGCGCCTTCTGCCTGCAGGAGAAGCTGGGACGCCTCGTGTCATCCTCCAAGTCCAGCCCCTTCTTCCCGCTCGGTGGCCACCCGCCGCCCTCGGGGTCCCCTTCGTCGCCCCCGTccttccgccgcgccgccgagcccccgccgccgctccacccgTCCGCCGCCTCGCGCAAGTTCATGTCTTTCCACCGGAAGAAgacgccctcctcctcgtcgtcgtcgtcatcctccgcctccgcggcgctCTCCGCGGGGGGCGGCGGGCTGAAGCGGAGCAAGTCCGTGGCGCCCAGGCCCGAGGAGCAGTTCCCCTactcgtcgtcggcgtcgtcgctGGCGGCCgagagcccgcggaagaagagcTTCTGGTCCTTCCTCTACCTTTCGTCCTCGCCCGCGTACGCGCACCAGGCCGCGGCATCCGCGCCGTACGCCGCCagcgggggcgccgccgccgcgaggaggAAGTCGGTGTCCGTGGCGTCGGCCGCGTGGGCGTCCAGGGCTAACAACTCTGGCGCGCaggaccagcagcagccgcccggcggcgcgacggcggcgtcatCCACTCTTGGGCGGACGCTGGAGGCCATCGGCGAGCCCGAGAGCCCCAGCCAGAGCCAggtgtcgtcgtcctcgtccttcGGCCGGAAGGTGGCACGCTCGCGCTCAGTGGGCTGCGGCAGCCGCAGCTTCTCCGGCGACTTCCTGGAGCGCCTCTCCAACGGCTTCGGCGACTGCACGCTCCGGCGCGTGGAGTCCCACCGCGAGCCCAAACCCCACAagatgcgcggcggcggcggcggcggcggcggaggcctcggccaccgcggcggcgccagcgcggacgacgatgatgacgaggacgacgagtaCGAGCACCAGCACCGGATCAAGTGCGCGGGGTTCTTCGGCGGCCTGGGCCCCGCGTCGTCCTCCTACTGGCTCTCCGCGGCCGAGGGCGTCGCTGGCGGCGTCAGCAGCGGCACGAGGAAGTCCGGCGGCCGGAGCCACCGGAGCTGGGCGTGGGCGCTGGCGAGCCCCATGAGGGCGTTCCGGCCGACGACGACCTCGACCTCCACGAAGACCATCACCGTCGTGCCGCCCAGCCACGTGACCAGCAACGGCAACACCTCGGCGTCGGCATTGTCCATAtcgtccccgacgccgccgtcctcagaggcagcagcagctccaatGGCGACGGTGACGGCCGCGAATTGA
- the LOC101769651 gene encoding uncharacterized protein LOC101769651 — protein MADGKQGEGSAVALKASPSAAAMAWGLRGGSNPLEEWSARVKAIEAGFRAWMAKQPIHIEAAVTTAVGAVQGGALGGLMGSLSADGGSPFPMPQPPPNANPDAMASFKQAQALAGGPLVQARNFAVMTGANAGISCVMRRIRGQEDIQGSMAAAFGSGVLFSIVSGMGTPNPAVNAITTGAAFAVFQGGFFMIGQKFSKQQGGEDTYYSQTRSMLNKLGLEKYEKNFKKGLLTDQTLPLLTDSALRDVKIPPGPRLLILDQIKRDAELVRAN, from the exons ATGGCGGACGGGAAGCAGGGAGAGGGTTCGGCCGTGGCGTTGAaggcctcgccgtcggccgcggcgATGGCGTGGGGATTGCGCGGCGGGAGCAACCCTCTGGAGGAGTGGAGCGCGCGCGTGAAGGCGATTGAGGCCGGGTTCCGCGCGTGGATGGCGAAGCAGCCTATCCACATCGAGGCTGCGGTGACCACTGCCGTGGGGGCGGTGCAGGGTGGGGCTCTGGGCGGGCTCATGGGCTCGCTCTCGGCCGACGGAGGGTCGCCGTTCCCCatgccgcagccgccgcccaaCGCCAACCCGGACGCCATGGCGTCGTTCAAGCAGGCCCAG GCTTTAGCTGGTGGACCCTTGGTGCAAGCTCGAAATTTTGCAGTCATGACTGGCGCGAATGCAGGTATATCTTGTGTCATGAGAAGGATACGAGGGCAAGAGGACATCCAGGGCAG CATGGCAGCTGCTTTTGGTTCTGGCGTCCTTTTCTCCATAGTGAGCGGAATGGGTACTCCTAATCCAGCAGTAAATGCAATTACAACTGGTGCTGCTTTTGCAGTATTTCAAGGTGGCTTTTTCATG ATTGGGCAGAAATTCTCAAAGCAACAGGGTGGAGAAGATACATACTACTCTCAGACAAGAAGCATGCTGAACAAACTGGGTCTTGAAAAGTATGAGAAGAATTTCAAGAAGGGTCTCCTCACTGATCAAACATTACCGCTCCTTACTGACAG TGCTCTAAGAGATGTGAAGATCCCCCCTGGACCCAGACTACTCATACTCGATCAAATTAAAAG GGATGCTGAGCTTGTACGGGCAAACTGA
- the LOC101769248 gene encoding protein ROOT PRIMORDIUM DEFECTIVE 1 yields MAWRCLRAATGKRRGWWDTAPSGTPLFAAEQRATLVNVKLKWVKDRAVDAAVSRERHLRTAHHLLDLVSSRPGHRVSRSDLLAERSVQRLCGSAYSALEFLGRFHTLFAVSRGGVSLTGAALDLRQREVDCLCATEHDLVARLRRLLMLTLPRSLPLHTIDLLRWDLGLPSDYQAAILRRYPEHFALEQPEGDERVWLRLLSWDDLLAVSELEKSADGGDTTCLPFPVSFTRGFGLRSKCMDWLREWQALPYTSPYADASHLDRRTDVSEKRNVGVFHELLHLTVAKRTERQNVSNMRKLLGMPQKFTKVFERHPGIFYLSRVLGTQTVVLREAYGGGSQLLEKHAHPLVAIREEYSTMLRAALPPRTRRRERHGASSKEDEGCAVGDDEFELSE; encoded by the coding sequence ATGGCGTGGCGCTGCctgcgggcggcgacggggaagaggagggggtggtGGGACACAGCGCCGTCGGGGACGCCGTTGTTCGCGGCGGAGCAGCGCGCGACGCTGGTGAACGTGAAGCTGAAGTGGGTCAAGGACCGGGCGGTCGACGCCGCGGTGTCGCGGGAGCGCCACCTCCGCACCGCCCACCACCTGCTCGACCTCGTGTCCTCCCGGCCCGGCCACCGCGTCTCGCGCTCGGACCTCCTCGCCGAGAGGTCCGTTCAGAGGCTTTGTGGCTCCGCATACTCCGCGTTGGAGTTCCTCGGCAGGTTCCATACCCTGTTCGCGGTGTCGCGCGGCGGCGTGTCGCTGACGGGCGCGGCGCTCGACCTGCGGCAGCGAGAGGTGGACTGCCTCTGCGCCACCGAGCACGACCTCGTCGCCCGCCTCCGGCGCCTCCTCATGCTCACCCTTCCCCGCTCGCTCCCGCTCCACACCATCGACCTCCTCCGTTGGGACCTTGGCCTGCCCAGCGATTACCAGGCCGCCATCCTCCGCCGCTACCCCGAGCACTTCGCCCTTGAGCAGCCCGAGGGCGACGAGCGCGTCTGGCTACGCCTCCTCTCCTGGGACGATCTTCTCGCCGTCTCAGAGCTTGAGAAGAGTGCTGACGGCGGCGACACCACCTGCCTCCCCTTCCCAGTGAGCTTCACAAGGGGATTTGGCCTGAGAAGCAAGTGCATGGACTGGCTGCGGGAGTGGCAGGCGCTGCCGTACACCAGCCCGTATGCCGATGCTTCGCACCTCGACCGCCGCACTGACGTGTCGGAGAAGCGGAATGTGGGAGTGTTCCATGAGCTGCTGCACCTCACTGTGGCAAAGAGGACGGAGCGCCAGAATGTGAGCAATATGAGGAAGCTGCTCGGCATGCCACAGAAGTTCACCAAGGTGTTCGAGCGCCACCCTGGCATTTTTTACCTCTCCAGAGTGCTTGGGACACAGACGGTTGTTCTCAGGGAAGCTTATGGTGGTGGAAGCCAGCTGCTTGAGAAGCATGCACATCCACTTGTTGCTATCAGGGAAGAGTACTCCACCATGTTGAGAGCAGCATTGCCACCAAGGACAAGGCGTAGAGAAAGGCATGGTGCTAGCAGCAAGGAGGATGAGGGATGTGCGGTGGGAGATGATGAATTCGAACTCTCCGAGTGA